The segment TTTAATTAATTATTTCCAGATGGAATCTCCTGACACTTTTTTCCACATCGTCTTATTGTCGGTTTTAAACAATTTAGAACCATTAATAATTTCGAAAAGAATTATACCGTCAGGTATTTCGGCAGTTGGTTCAAACTGTAAGATTACTACATTTCCAATAACATCATAAGTTCCTCTGTGAATAATGTCTGTAAGCATGATTTCTACTACGTTGTTTTTGTAGAAATCTACCTGTTGGTGGCAATTCTGAAAAAAATCAGGTTCTGGTTGGTTTTCCCGGCACTCTTCTTCTGTACTAAAAAATAAATAAACAAAACTTTTGTTTTTCAGCATATTTTCCCGGGCCGGGGGTCCATCGTGAGAACATGCGCTAGTTAAGAATAAGAAAGCCAGCATAATAGTAATTTTCCTTTCCATAGATTAAGGTTTTAGTTAGGGCTGGTTTCATACTCTCAAAATAAGAAAAAAACCCGGAGGAAAAGAAAATTTGAATTTTATTATTTATTACTTTCTACTGCTCTCTTTCTACAATTCTACCTATTTACGAATTAGCTTAAACCCTAATTATCAATAATTTATAGATACTATAAACCATGGTTAAATTACGGTTGCTAAAAGTTACTATTCCTGGAAAAATAATGAGAAACTATTGTAAAAATAGATATAATAAGCCATCAAATTGGTGGATTTCAGAGGATTTGTGTGTTTAAAATCATTCTTCCAGCCTTGCACAACCTACGGGAATGCTTAAATTCATAGCAATGCTTAGTTACAGTTTGGGCGGTCAATGGTATATCGGTTCCTTCTCTAACGCCCTGGACTACATAATTAAACCTGGTAAAGTCAAGATCGGTCATTTTGTAACTTTCACCTACTGCCTCTCTTAGGCTATCAAGACTAATCGTCCTGGTAAAATACATTTCCCCATTCACATTTGTTCTGGGATAAGTGTCCACCATCATATCCAAAGAAGATGGTCCCATATGCAAAGGGATCATATAAATTCCCCGGGCATTTGGGGAAACTTCAGTAACATCAACTATTCCGTCATTATTGGAGTCTGCATTATTACCGGGACATTGAGTATTTTTCCCTGCTTCTGAAGTTTGTAAATGTTGCATATGCATCATATTGGGTGCAAGTCCTTCAGCAGTAACGACAATCCTCATTAAATTTCCCTCTAATCGGAGTTTTACTGTTCCACTAACTTCAGTATTGCCGTTTATCTCAGTATTAATTGGTGAAATGTCGCCTGTAAAAGTTCGTTCCCTAACCTTTCCTGCTGTCTTCATTGCATCTGTTGAATCTTGTGTAGTTTGTTTACTTTCTGTCTCAGTTTGATTTTTCTTTTCGTTCTTACAGGAGAAGAGCCCAAAAAGGAGGCTTGCAACAAAAAAGTACGTCAGCACATTCTGTAGTCTCCGATTTATATGGTACGTATTCATACTACTATCCATTTAAATTTACCCTAATCTACAAATCAAGAAATTTAAATTCAATTAAACATCAGTTTTGTCACAATTTAATTATTTATAAACCAGAGTTTTATAATGTAAGTGAAGCTGGAATTAGTTCAGGATAACCTTAACTTTTATTTAGCTGGAGAATTTTTGTTTTTGAAAATTGAGAACTTATCTTAAAGTAAATATTGAAGAAGATGAGCAAAACTGAAAGTAGGGATGTCGAAAAAGTACTAAAGGAACATGAAAATTCCGGCAGGTATATAGAAATAAATGGAATTAAAACCTTTGTTCTTGAAAAAGGAAGCGGGGAAGCAGTAATTTGTATACATGGCGTGCCTACTTCATCTTTCCTGTATCGAAAAGTTGTAACCTTTCTGGCCAATAAAGGTTATCGAGCAATTGCAGTAGATCTTCCCGGACTCGGATTTTCAGAACGCCCGGAAAACTATAGCTATGACTTTAAAAATTTTGCTCATTTTTTAATTAAAGCAATTGACATACTGGGAATTGAAAAATTTCATCTAATCGTACATGATTTAGGTGGACCAATAGGTTTTGCTCTTGCCGCAAATAATAATTTTAGAGTAGCTTCTCTTACTATTTTAAACACCTGGATTGATGTGGTCAATTTTGAAAAGCCTTTGGTGATGAGACCTTTCGAGAAAAAAATATTAGGTGAAGCAGAATTGGCAATGATCACTCACGCTACCTGGCCCGTAATGTTCTCCAAAATGGGGGTTAACAATGCTCACCAAATTCCGGCGGAAGAGCAAAAAGCTTATGTGGACCTACTAAAGAAAGAAGATAACGGAAAAGCATTTTTGAAGATCATGCGCAATTTTCCCGGTACCAATGAGGACAGGGAGCTGTGTTATAGGGCAGTAAAACAGGTTTCATATCCTATACAAGCGATTTGGGGCGCAGATGACCCAGCTTTAAAATACGAACATTACGGGGAGGAAATTAAAGAGATAGCAGGAATAAAAGAAGTTTCTTTACTTCCCTCCAAACACTTTTTACAGGAAGAGGTTTATAATGAAATTGCAGAATTAGTTGACAGGCAGGCTAAAATGATACATAAGGGTTAACGCACCCGGCATTTTATACCTTATGGAAATATTATTCAATGATAAAAGGTGTATAATTCGGAAATCTGATTTATACACCTTTCATTTATCTAAAATACAAACTTATTTTTGAGGAGGTTGGGAAGGTCGTATTTCAATTTTACTGGGAAGTGCTCTCGGATTCATTCGGAGAAGACTCACTACCAAATCCCCGATATCCTCTTTTTGGATTTTCCATGAATCTTTATCTGAAGGTTCGTGATCATTGAAATGAGTAGCAACAGATCCCGGCATGATTGTACTTACCTTCACCCCATGATTTCTCACATCCAGCATGATAGCCTGAGTCATTCCTGTGACCCCAAATTTGCTTGCATTATAAGCCGCTCCTCCTTCAAAGAAATTAGTGCCTGCAAGACTTGAGATGGTTATTACATATCCCTGTGATTTTCTAAGTGCAGGAAGTGCAGCTTTTATGCTGTAGAAAACTCCACTAAGGTTTGTGTCGATAGTATTTTGCCATTCCTCCAGGCTAAGATCCTCAATAGAGCCAAAATGTCCTATTCCTGCGTTCGCCACCACAACATCAAGCTGACCCCATTTTTCCATTATAACGTTTACAGCCTTCTGCTGGCTTTCATAATTTCTAACATCTGCTACAAGTCCCAGTACTCTACCCCTTCCTAATTGAGTAAGTTGTTTTGCAGCATTCACTGCTGAATCTTCACTTCGACTTGTAATTGCCACTCTCATATCCAGGTTTAACAGTGCTTCTGCCACACCATATCCAATACCTTTACTCCCACCCGTAATAAGGGCAACTTTTCCTTCAAATGATCTCATATTCAATACTTTTTATTTAATCCTTAAAACTACTAAAGAACCTTATCGCTTAGAAATATTTGGTTCTAATTAATTGTTAATTCTTATCAAAAAATAGCTCTCTTTATAAAGAATATTAAATTATCAGAGATCGAAATAGTTTGATAAAAATTACCCAAAAATGTTTTGAAAAAGCTTTAAACCCTTAACTTTGCAGCTGCTTCAAAAACAAGCAGCAGGTGCTTTTTGAAAAAGAAATTTGAAATCATATATAAAATCAGGAAAACTTGAAAAATCCAAAAGGACAAAAATTACTCGATAAAATTCAGCGTGATTTAATGCGCAATGGACTTATTATAAACACTATTGTTGACGATCTAAAGGAGCTTCGTCCATATGCAGTGGAAGATGAAGATCCCCTGCTGGCAAAAGTGATTCGTCTTACTTACGAGCATATAGAAGAATACCAAACCTTTGATATTCCAATTCCCGATGATGAACCTTTAGATGAAAATGAAGAATCTACTGCTTCACAAGAAATTAATCCTGAAGAAAGTCTTGATTACCTTCTTTCTCTAATGAGTGATACTTCCATTAAAAATAACGAGATAGATTTACGGGAGTATAGCAGAGCTCTACAGGAGTATGCAGAAGAAAATTAATATAACGTCATATTTCTTTTTTAAACATTTTCACCTGGCCTTTTGTTTAAAAGAACCCTCTTAAAATTATAAAGGTGAATGAAAAACAAGGATGAGAAATCTCAAAAAAAGCCTCGTTGGAGATTGTTGCACCAGTATTATAGCTATACCTAGTTTTTATTCGTTTGTTGGTAAAAGCGTAAAAAAAGCTATTATTCCTATAATACTTTTCATTGCAGCCATCCTTGCCCTGGATTACTTTGTAATTGACCTTAATAAGTTATTGGTTACCATTACGGAAACCTATCCTCCAGCAGGAATATTGGGAGTTTTCTTTCTTTCAGAATCCCTCCTGGGGCTTGTACCACCTGAGCTTTTTATAGCTTGGGCTGGAAAATCTCTGTATCCTATATTTTACCTCACCCTGTTAGCTACTGCCTCTTATCTTGGAGGTATAGTTTCTTATTTCATTGGAGTATCTATTACTAAAATCCCCGCTGTAAAAATACAGATGGAGCTCAACCTTGCGAAGCATATAAAAAATACCAGGAAGTGGGGTGGTTTTCTAATTATTGTGGGAGCTTTATTGCCCATTCCTTTTGCGATGACAAGTATTGCTGCAGGTTTTATAAGATTTCCATTTATGAGTTATCTGATGTTTGGCTTATTAAGATTCGTAAGATTCTATCTCTACGCACTCGTAATCTTCGAAATGGTGTAAATTTCCATTTTTCTCATTTAAATACTTAAAGTAT is part of the Antarcticibacterium sp. 1MA-6-2 genome and harbors:
- a CDS encoding alpha/beta fold hydrolase, encoding MSKTESRDVEKVLKEHENSGRYIEINGIKTFVLEKGSGEAVICIHGVPTSSFLYRKVVTFLANKGYRAIAVDLPGLGFSERPENYSYDFKNFAHFLIKAIDILGIEKFHLIVHDLGGPIGFALAANNNFRVASLTILNTWIDVVNFEKPLVMRPFEKKILGEAELAMITHATWPVMFSKMGVNNAHQIPAEEQKAYVDLLKKEDNGKAFLKIMRNFPGTNEDRELCYRAVKQVSYPIQAIWGADDPALKYEHYGEEIKEIAGIKEVSLLPSKHFLQEEVYNEIAELVDRQAKMIHKG
- a CDS encoding SDR family oxidoreductase, with translation MRSFEGKVALITGGSKGIGYGVAEALLNLDMRVAITSRSEDSAVNAAKQLTQLGRGRVLGLVADVRNYESQQKAVNVIMEKWGQLDVVVANAGIGHFGSIEDLSLEEWQNTIDTNLSGVFYSIKAALPALRKSQGYVITISSLAGTNFFEGGAAYNASKFGVTGMTQAIMLDVRNHGVKVSTIMPGSVATHFNDHEPSDKDSWKIQKEDIGDLVVSLLRMNPRALPSKIEIRPSQPPQK